The following are encoded together in the Ovis canadensis isolate MfBH-ARS-UI-01 breed Bighorn chromosome 2, ARS-UI_OviCan_v2, whole genome shotgun sequence genome:
- the RPP25L gene encoding ribonuclease P protein subunit p25-like protein, producing the protein MEHYRKAGSVELPAPSPMPQLPPDTLEMRVRAGSKIRNLLGLALERLEGGSARHVVFSGSGRAAGKAVSCAEIVKRRVPGLYQLTKLRFLQTEDSWVPTSPDTGLDPLTVRSHVPAVWVLLSRDPLDPNEYGYQPPGAPPDLGPTPTSSCGPQPRRRARDTRF; encoded by the coding sequence ATGGAGCACTACCGGAAAGCTGGCTCTGTGGAACTCCCCGCACCTTCCCCGATGCCCCAGCTGCCTCCTGATACCCTGGAGATGCGGGTCCGAGCTGGCAGCAAGATCCGCAACCTCTTGGGCTTGGCGCTGGAGCGGCTGGAGGGCGGCAGCGCTCGCCACGTGGTATTCTCAGGCTCTGGCCGCGCTGCAGGCAAGGCTGTCAGCTGTGCTGAGATTGTCAAACGGCGGGTACCAGGCTTGTACCAGCTTACCAAGCTGCGCTTCCTGCAGACCGAGGACAGCTGGGTGCCTACCTCACCTGACACGGGCCTGGATCCCCTCACGGTCCGCAGCCATGTGCCTGCAGTGTGGGTGCTGCTGAGTCGAGACCCCCTGGACCCCAATGAGTATGGCTACCAGCCCCCTGGGGCACCCCCTGACCTCGGGCCCACACCTACCTCCAGCTGTGGCCCTCAGCCTAGAAGAAGGGCTCGAGATACCCGGTTCTGA